TTCGCCGACAGGACGACTAGCGGACTGTCGGGAAACTGCTCGGCCAGCTCCTTCTCGTCGAACTTCCGCTCCAAGTCGGATTTAGAAATGACGAGCACGTGGGAACCGGCCGCGGCGTCGGCGATCAGCTTCATGTCAAGGTCGTCAGCCGGCCTGGATCCGTCGATAATCCAGACGCGAACGTCCGCGCTCTTCATGGCCTTTTTCGCCCGCTCGACGCCGAGAAGCTCCACCTCGTCATGGCTCGGCTCTCCCATGCCGGCGGTGTCAACCAGCCGCAGCGGGACGCCCCGATACGTCAGGACAGCTTCGACGATGTCCCGGGTTGTCCCCGGCACGGACGTGACGATTGATCGGGACTCCTTAAGAAGCGCGTTGAGCAGCGACGACTTGCCGGCGTTCGGACGGCCGACCAGCGCGACCCTGACGCCTTCGCGCAGAATCACGCCGGACGCACAGCGGTCCTTTAAATCGGCCAGCAGGGACCGAAGCACTTCCATCCGCTCGGCCAGCGTCCCGTCATCGACCAGCGGGACGTCCTCATCGGGAAAGTCGAGGCCAACTTCGACCTCTGCGGCGAGCGAGATCAAGCCGTCCCGCAGGTCCTTCACCTGTTCGGTCAGTTCGCCCGACAGGGTTCGGTTCGCCGCCCGGAGGGCCTCGTTGCTGCGGGCGTGAATCAGCGCGGCGACCGCTTCAGCTTGGCTCAAGTCAAGCCGGCCGTTTTCAAACGCCCGGCGGGTAAACTCGCCCGGCAGGGCTTGTCTGGCTCCGGCGGAAATGACCAGCTCCAGACACCGCTGGGCAAGGAGGCTGCCGCCGTGGCAGTGAATTTCAACCACGTCCTCGCCGGTATAGCTTCGAGGGGCCTTGAAGGGCAAGACCAGCACGTGATCAATCGTCTGTCCCCACTCGTCGGTCAGCTGGCCGTTGTGAGCGTACCGAGGCGTCATTTCCCCGCATGGCAGAATGACTCGGGCATGGGCAATCCTCCATGAATCAGGCCCCGACAGGCGAACGATGGCAACGCCGCCGTCTCCCCATGGCGTCGCAATCGCAGCGATGGTATCCCCCCACATCGTCCCCACTCTCCTTTCCTTCGGTCTGAGCTGTAAAACCACCCGTACGTTCGCTTTTGTCCTATTATATCTGTATTATAATGAAAGATAACGAGCTGACTGACGAATATTTGGCGTATGCCAGCAGCTTGCGGCACGAAAGGGGTTACGGTATGCCCAGCAACGTACTATCTGACCGGACAAATTCCCTGAGCCCGTGGGGAATTTTCCGCACAATTTTCCGCATCAGCGCCACAACCCTCGGCGGCGGCGCCGTGATGATCGGCGTCATCAAGCAGGAAATGCTCCGCCAGGGGCTAATCAGCGACGAGAAACTCACCGACATGATCACCCTGTCCCTCTCGTCTCCCGGCCCTATGGCCAACAGCATGTCGTTTCAGGTCGGCTGGGAACTGGCTGGCGCGGCGGGAGCCGCAGCCGCTGTGATCGGCATGGCGCTCCCGCCGTTTATCACCATTCTCGTACTGGCCAGCTGGCTGCTCACCCACATGGGAATGGGACACACGTCGGCGTTTTTCGGCGGCGCGGCGGCCGGACTCGTCATTCTCATGGGGTCAATCGTTTTTGACATCCTGAA
This is a stretch of genomic DNA from Jonquetella anthropi DSM 22815. It encodes these proteins:
- the mnmE gene encoding tRNA uridine-5-carboxymethylaminomethyl(34) synthesis GTPase MnmE, translating into MWGDTIAAIATPWGDGGVAIVRLSGPDSWRIAHARVILPCGEMTPRYAHNGQLTDEWGQTIDHVLVLPFKAPRSYTGEDVVEIHCHGGSLLAQRCLELVISAGARQALPGEFTRRAFENGRLDLSQAEAVAALIHARSNEALRAANRTLSGELTEQVKDLRDGLISLAAEVEVGLDFPDEDVPLVDDGTLAERMEVLRSLLADLKDRCASGVILREGVRVALVGRPNAGKSSLLNALLKESRSIVTSVPGTTRDIVEAVLTYRGVPLRLVDTAGMGEPSHDEVELLGVERAKKAMKSADVRVWIIDGSRPADDLDMKLIADAAAGSHVLVISKSDLERKFDEKELAEQFPDSPLVVLSAKKGAGLDELKEAIVSLAYGNKSVDDSLNASVRQVGELKAASESLEDGRLALESGLGQGAVASCLADAKRALDRLLGLENDQSLLDEIFSRFCVGK
- a CDS encoding chromate transporter encodes the protein MPSNVLSDRTNSLSPWGIFRTIFRISATTLGGGAVMIGVIKQEMLRQGLISDEKLTDMITLSLSSPGPMANSMSFQVGWELAGAAGAAAAVIGMALPPFITILVLASWLLTHMGMGHTSAFFGGAAAGLVILMGSIVFDILKKSVARSKINWFVCVGLSAAMIAGLPPIHALFGGTVLSLVLHEWDRRRAQK